Genomic segment of Chloroflexota bacterium:
GAGGTCGTTATCGTTGAAGGCCAGGCCGACGCGATCAGCCTGGCGCAATGGGGCATCGCTGCTGTGGCAACAGCAGGCACTGGCTGGAAGGATTTTGCCGAAACGCTAAAGCAGATTCAAGAACGGCACAAAGTGCTGTATTACGCGATGGACTCCGACGAGGGCGGGCGGGCCGCCCTGGTCGGGCGAAAGGGAGATTACCCCCTGGCCGATGTATTTAGCCCCATGACGCGTATTGTCACCTGGCCAGAAGTGACCCTGGAAGGGGGTAAACAAGGGAAAGACGCTAATGATTTGCTGAAATTCTTCCATCAGCAAGGCGTGGGGGAGGAAGAACAGGTTAAAAAGGTGCGGGAGGTGTTGGACAGTAGCGAGCCGCTGGCTCTGATCGTGGCGCGCGACGCTGGCACAAAGGTGGGGGCGCGGCGAGACCATGCCCTACAGCGGGCCATAGAAATCATTGCGAAGATGCCCCCCACGATGGTGGCAGCATATCGTCAGCAACTGGCGGAGGCGTTAGGCTATACGATACGCGAGTTCAACAACCTGCTGAAGGCGCATAAAAAAACACATGGTGACGCTGGGGACAAAAAAGACGACCCGCAGGATATTGTCGAAACGCTTGGCGGGTGGTTCCCATTGCCTGCCGAAAACGACGAGGATGACAAGCGGGAAGCAGAACGGGGGTGGCTGCTGGAATATATCTGGGATGCGAAGAAACAGCGCCCGCTGCTGGCCTACCGTGACCCTGATGGGAAAGTGGGTACCGCCAATTATGTGGATATTGGCGGCACGCGCTATGTGCCAGTGAGTGACGATGACATCATCAAGGCCGGCGCAGTCATTTTCCCCAGAGCCTTAGGGCCATTGAAGGAAACACGCGAACTGGTGGCCATCCTGACCGCCTTCATGCGGCGGTATTTCTTGCTCGACAACCCGTTGTACTACAAACTGGTGGCCTATTACGTGCTGCTGACCTGGCTCTATGATGCATTCAGCGCTGTGCCCTACCTGCGGGCGCAGGGCGACACCAACACGGGCAAAAGCGAACTGATGCTGCGAGTGGGGCACGTGTGTTACCGGATGATTTTGACCACCGGGGCATCATCTACCGCTTCTCTGAAATTTGCCCTGCACACTTATAAGGGCACAGCGTTCATGGATGAGATGGACATTGCCGACAAGTTCGATGAGCGCATCGTCATTCTGAATGTGGGGGCGATGAGGGACCAGGCCAAAGTGTGGAACATGCAGGAAGTCAGCAAAGGGGACGGCACGCGGGGATATGCGGCAAAGGTCTCCAATGTGTACGGGCCGAAACTGATCACGATGTACGGCGAGTTCAGCGACCCGGCGACCGAAGGGCGCTGCCTGACGCTCAAATTGACCGAAAAGGAACCCATTGAACTGGCGCAGGCGGGCATTCCCACTGAAAAAACGCAAAAATTCTACGAAGAGGCTGAGGCTATCCGCAATCTGCTGCTGCGGTGGCGATTGGAGCACTGGCAGCCGCGCATTGAACTGGACGCCGACCTGGCCGATATGCATGTAAGTACACGTATCAACCAGGTCACGATGCCCATCAAATGGATTGCGAAGAACAAAAGCGATGACCCACAATTGCTGAAAGATGTGGAGGCCTTCACAAAGGCCATGTATGACGAAATGGTATTCAAGCGCTCGCTGGGCACCGACGCCCGCGTGATGGACGCCATCGTGGCCGCTTTGAACGACGAGGATTATATGACTTATGTCATGGAAGGCGATCTGGAAGGCTTTGGCGTCGTAAAGTACATCCTCTACAAGCACCTCGCCAGCATTGCCAATGACATCCTTGATGAGATGAACCTGCTGGACGGCGAGGATGAGGAGGAAACCAAACGGCGCAGAAAGACGGGCATCAGCCCGCGAACGGTGGGGAAGATAGCCCGCGAGGTGCTGAGGCTGCCGGTGAAACGCACTAAAAAAGGCTATGTAGTGGTACTGGATGAAGGCCGAATTGAGGTTCTCAAGCGTAAATATGGGCTGGCATGATTGTAGGTTTACTAAGGTTGGTGAACTGATGAACTTGGTGAACTTATTTCGGGCACTCTGGAGAAAAATTTGTTTTGTCGCACCGCGGCGCAAAACAAATTTGTTTTGGAGGGGCGGAAAACAAGTTCACCTGGTTCACCAGTTCACCAAGTTGCGCAAACCTACAAAGGGCTTTTTGATTATGTCGCATTTTTGGGCTAAAGAGGTGAACCAGATGAACATAGGTGAACTTATATGTTGCTTAGCGGCAAAAATTTGCCATGGAGAAAGGCCGGGTTGGTGAACCTGGTGAACTTTGGTGAAGATAGCGATGTCGTAAGTTCACCCAAGTTCACCAAGTTCACCGCGAAGCGGGTTTAGCAGAGGTGAAACATGCAAAAAGTTGTAGATGTAACAGAAACCATTGCCGACCGCTTGGGCTACGATGGCTGGTACACACTGCACTTGCTGAGCCATGTGCCGGTAGACGCTGATGCATTGCGCCTGCGGGCGCCGGAGGCAGCGCGTGGCTATGCTATGGTGAAAACCTGGGAGGATGAGGTACGAATGTATCACGCCGAGGTCCGTTGGCCGATGCGCGGGCTGGTGCGATGGGTGGTGCGTTCGCGTGGGGCGCAAAAAGATTTGTGGCAACGGCTCATGGTATTGTGGTGGATTGGTAAAGGCGGGCGCATCAGCACGGCGGCGCTGGTGGCTGCCGATGCCTACCAGCGGGCGACGGGCGATGCGGGGATTTTTGGCTGGGTGCGCCGGATGCCGTCAGGGATGAGCGAAGGCGGAGATGTGGCGCTGCCTGGCGGCGATATCTTGGTCGTAGGCGAGGCGTATTGGGTGCCTCGCGGATTTGTGGCCGTAAGCGGCAAGGAGGCGAGATGGACAAGGTATGGAAATGCCCCAACGGGCACATCTTAGGGCTTGCACGGCGCCAGAAGGTCAATGGACGCTGGGTTACACGGCTCTTGCTCTATCGCGAGGCTGTGGACACAGCAGCGGAGCGCCCCGCCGAGGTGGATGTGGTGGCGGCCATTGAGGGCACGGCGCTGGATGTGCGCTGCTCAGTGTGCGGTGCGGTTCGCTCGTGGTCGGTAGGGCAGGATGCGCTGGAGCGGTTGTTGGCCAGTGTGTATCGCTCGCACGATCATGCTCGTGCGCTCAAAGTACAAGAGCCATGAAATTTTGTTGCAAAACAAAAAGCGGTTCCCGCCTTTGCGCCATGCATGCACGGTTTAGTATCTCGCGCGATGGGTGTTTTTGGAGTGTTAATGATGATTGTAAATGCGAACGCATTACATATTCCTTTGGCTGATGAAAGTGTCCAATGCGTTATTACTTCCCCGCCCTATTGGGGGCTGCGCGACTATGGTGTAGATGGGCAACTTGGTTTGGAGTCAACTCCGGAAGAATATATTTCTAATATGGTGCAAGTCTTTCGGGAAATATGGCGCGTGCTTCGCCCAGACGGGACGTTATGGCTAAATCTGGGTGATAGTTATGCTGGCAGTGGAGGAGCGGGTGGCGATTACAATCCTGGCGGGCTGAGAAAGGGGCAGCCGCGATACCCTGGTACAGCCAAACTTGTACGGTCAAAACGTGTGCCACGCGGTAAGGGGTCGGGGCGGTGGGGCGGTGGTGATAGGAAGGTGCTCAATTTGCCTGCGAAAAATCTGATAGGCATTCCCTGGCGAGTGGCCTTTGCGCTACAGGCAGACGGCTGGTATTTGCGGCAAGATATTATTTGGCACAAGCCCAACCCTATGCCAGAAAGTGTGCATGACCGTTGCACGCGGGCACACGAATATATTTTTCTGTTCGCAAAATCTTCGCGGTACTATTACAACGCTGATGCTATCGTCGAGCCAGCAGTTGGCGGCCACAGCGCGACCGCCGCCTCGTTCAGGCGAGGCAGCGGAAAGCGAAGTATCCCGGTTCTCCCTGGGAAAGCCGCCACGCACAGACTGAGCAGGCCAGACGTGCGATACAACGGCCCGACCCGAAATCGGCGCAGCGTTTGGACCGTTGCTACGCGGCCCTATCGGGGCGCGCATTTTGCTACATTCCCGCCGGAATTGATTGAGCCTATGGTATTAGCGGGAAGCCGCCCAGGCGACATTGTATTAGACCCATTTGCCGGGACGGGTACTGTTGGTCAGGTGTGCATTAAATATGGTCGGCGCTTTATCGGGATAGAACTTAATCCCGACTATATCAAACTGGCACAGCGGAGAACCTCTAATGTCCAAATCGCCCTTTTAGCCATTGGCTATAATGCCAGAAGGAGCAAGGAGCCATGAAGTGCAGTTGGGACTTTTGGTGTGTTTTGGGGAACATCGCTTTTGCGCTGCTGGTGATTTGGGATGTCGTGGCGTTTTTCTATCTACTTTCTATTGCCTTCACGACATGCTGGCCGGGTCTGCGCTGAGCCGCCGCCGCTGAACGACTTGCTTGACATTTCCGCGCGGATGTTCTAAAATAGAGTTGACAAACGAGCAGGCCCAGCAGATGGCGGGGCCGAACGCCGGAGATGAGCGCCCGGCAGTTGCTTCCCGATTTTTTCGGGCGGCGGCTGCCGGGCGCTTTGGCGTTAAACAGACGTGAG
This window contains:
- a CDS encoding site-specific DNA-methyltransferase, with the translated sequence MMIVNANALHIPLADESVQCVITSPPYWGLRDYGVDGQLGLESTPEEYISNMVQVFREIWRVLRPDGTLWLNLGDSYAGSGGAGGDYNPGGLRKGQPRYPGTAKLVRSKRVPRGKGSGRWGGGDRKVLNLPAKNLIGIPWRVAFALQADGWYLRQDIIWHKPNPMPESVHDRCTRAHEYIFLFAKSSRYYYNADAIVEPAVGGHSATAASFRRGSGKRSIPVLPGKAATHRLSRPDVRYNGPTRNRRSVWTVATRPYRGAHFATFPPELIEPMVLAGSRPGDIVLDPFAGTGTVGQVCIKYGRRFIGIELNPDYIKLAQRRTSNVQIALLAIGYNARRSKEP